In Pectobacterium actinidiae, the DNA window GTAAAGTATTCATCTTCAATTTTGATATTAAAGGCATATTCACACTGGGCTCGTAGTTCACTAAACCCTAAGGAATCTAGACCAAGACCATCGCGCATATTGATGTCTGTTTCAATTTCTGAACGAGGGATGCCAATAAATAGATCATCGATTAGGATTCCGATAATGATATTTTCTATGTTTTTCAAGGTTATGATTCCTTTAGGTTGATAAGAGTTTTTAATGCACTAGATGCCATTAGTGTTATCTATTCATGGTTTGTGAATAGATTTCATAAATTCTTTGATGTTTACTGTTTTCTTTTAACATCAAAAACCATTTCTGCCTGATTCTTTAATGAATGGTATTCATTTGATAGTTTCCTACGGCTGATTTTTCCCGTTGTGTTGACTGGTATTTCTTTAATGAAAATGTATTCGGATGGATGTTTGTAATGAGCAAGGTTATCGGATAAGTAGGATGCTATTTTTTCTGCATTAAGTGAGTGGTCTTTTTTGGGGGTAATTAATGCGATAATACGTTCGCCAGCGAAGTTATCTGGGACGCTAAACACTACTGAGGCGGCGATGTCTTCGTGTTGAACAAGGGCATGCTCAATTTCTATTGGGTATACTGGATAGCCCTCTATTTTTATTTGATCTTTTTCTCTCCCAAGAAAAATCAAGTTGCTATTATTTTCCTGTCGAACAAGGTCACCGGTAGCGATCCATCGATCAGAGGGAAATAGCTCAATATCATGTCCATTCCAAATTCCTATGGTTTTCGCCGGAGAGCGAATGAAAAGTTCTCCATTACTTGATTGAGTATTCTTTATTTGAATTTCTACGCCGGGTAGGGGCCAACCAATAGAGGGTTCGTTTGTAGCATAGATATCGTGATGGTATATTACTGGTCCCCCTAGTTCTGTTTGACCATAAGAGCTTTGAAGATGAGAACCAAAACACTCAAAAAATTTCTGG includes these proteins:
- a CDS encoding acyl carrier protein, with protein sequence MKNIENIIIGILIDDLFIGIPRSEIETDINMRDGLGLDSLGFSELRAQCEYAFNIKIEDEYFTPQYFDSIQTLTKLISELILKSNNQGENQ